The DNA segment GCTCGACGGACTCGACCTGTCGTACGTCCCCGTGGTCGAACCGGCGCCCGACACCGGCGCGAACATCGAGTTCGTCGTGCCGGCCGACCCGCTCGTCGACGGCGGCCGCGGCCGCATCCGCATGCGCGTGCACGAGCGCGGGTCGGGGGAGACCCTCTCGTGCGGCACGGGAGCGGTCGCCTCGGCGCTCGCGGTGCGGTACTGGGCGGGCGCGGGCGCCCCGGACGAGTGGATCGTGCAGGTGCCCGGCGGCGTCGTCGGCGTGCGCATGCAGGTGCAGGGCGACGGCGAGCACGTGCTGCTCTCGGGCCCGGGCGAACTCGTCTTCGACGGGGTGCTCAGCCTGGGCTGAGCAGGCCTCGTTCGCGGCCCACCGCGAGCACCCGGAACCCCTTCGAGGACCCGGCGCGCTCGACGCGCCACCCCTCGCCGAACTCCTCGGCGATCCAACGGGCGAGCGAATCGGCGCCGAGGTTCTTCTGCACGACCAGCCACGCGGTCGCGTCGTCGTCGAGCCGCGGCAGCCAGCGGCGAAGCAGGGCGTGCAGCTCGGCCTTGCCGATGCGGATCGGCGGATTCGACCAGATCGTGGCGAACCGGACCTCCTCGGGGACGTCGTCGGGCAGCGCGGCCGAGACATTGCGCACGCCCAGGCTCCGGGCGTTGCGGCGCACGAGGTCGAGCGCTCGTTCGTTGACGTCGACGGCCCACACCGTGGCATCCGGTGATTCGAGGCCCAGGGTGAGCGCGATCGGCCCCCATCCCGCCCCGAGATCGAGCAGGTGCCCGGTCGACGGCGGCGACGGCACCTCCTCGAACAGGACGCGCGTGCCGACGTCGACGTGGTCGGGGCTGAAGACGCCGCCCGCGGTCCGCACCTCGACGTCACGGCCCGCCAGCTTCACGGAAACGGTCCGCAGGGAGGCCGGATCGGCGGGCTTGGACGAGAAATAGTGCTCCTGCGGCATACAGGGGAACCTATCGCAGCACACCCCAAGTAGGCTTGATCGGATGAACGAGCAGGAACCCGGCACCCACGACGATGCGGTCGACCGCGTCCTGCGCAGCGCGGACGCGCACGCCGGCGTGTCCAGGTTCGGCGGAGCGGACGCCACGTCGATCCAGCGTGCGGGCCTGGACGCGACCGGCGGCGACGGGTTCGACGGCGACCAGTACGACCGCGAGGAACGTGCGGCGCTGCGCCGCGTCGGCGGACTCTCCACCGAGCTCGAGGACGTCACCGAGGTCGAGTACCGGCAGCTGCGGCTCGAGAACGTCGTGCTCATCGGCGTCTACGCGCAGGGCTCGCTCGAGGACGCCGAGAACTCGATGCGCGAGCTCTCGGCGCTCGCCGAGACCGCGGGGGCACGCGTGCTCGACGGGGTCCTGCAGCGGCGCCCGCATCCGGACCCGTCCACCTACCTCGGCCGGGGCAAGACCGAGGAACTCCGGCACCTCGTCGCCGCACTCGGCGCCGACACGGTCGTCGCCGACACCGAACTCGCGCCGAGCCAGCGGCGCGCCCTGGAGGACGCGGTCAAGGTCAAGGTCATCGACCGGACGGCCGTCATCCTCGACATCTTCAGCCAGCACGCCAAGAGCCGCGAGGGCAAGGCGCAGGTCGAGCTCGCGCAGCTCGAGTACCTCCTGCCGCGCCTGCGCGGCTGGGGCGAGTCGATGTCGCGTCAGGCCGGTGGCCAGGTCGGCGGCGCCGGTGCGGGCATGGGCTCGCGCGGTCCGGGTGAGACCAAGATCGAACTCGACCGCCGACGCATCCACTCGCGCATGGCGAAGCTGCGCCGCCAGATCGCGGGCATGAAGCCCGCACGCGACGCCAAGCGGGCCAACCGCAAGCGCAACGCGGTGCCGTCGGTCGCGATCGCCGGCTACACCAACGCGGGCAAGTCGAGCCTGCTCAACCGCATCACGGGTGCGGGCGTGCTCGTCGAGAACGCGCTGTTCGCCACGCTCGACGCGACCGTGCGCCGCAACACCACCGCCGATGGGCGCGTCTACACGATCGCCGACACCGTCGGGTTCGTGCGCAACCTCCCGCATCAGCTCGTCGAGGCGTTCCGTTCGACGCTCGAGGAGGTCGCCGA comes from the Agromyces marinus genome and includes:
- a CDS encoding class I SAM-dependent methyltransferase, producing the protein MPQEHYFSSKPADPASLRTVSVKLAGRDVEVRTAGGVFSPDHVDVGTRVLFEEVPSPPSTGHLLDLGAGWGPIALTLGLESPDATVWAVDVNERALDLVRRNARSLGVRNVSAALPDDVPEEVRFATIWSNPPIRIGKAELHALLRRWLPRLDDDATAWLVVQKNLGADSLARWIAEEFGEGWRVERAGSSKGFRVLAVGRERGLLSPG
- the hflX gene encoding GTPase HflX translates to MNEQEPGTHDDAVDRVLRSADAHAGVSRFGGADATSIQRAGLDATGGDGFDGDQYDREERAALRRVGGLSTELEDVTEVEYRQLRLENVVLIGVYAQGSLEDAENSMRELSALAETAGARVLDGVLQRRPHPDPSTYLGRGKTEELRHLVAALGADTVVADTELAPSQRRALEDAVKVKVIDRTAVILDIFSQHAKSREGKAQVELAQLEYLLPRLRGWGESMSRQAGGQVGGAGAGMGSRGPGETKIELDRRRIHSRMAKLRRQIAGMKPARDAKRANRKRNAVPSVAIAGYTNAGKSSLLNRITGAGVLVENALFATLDATVRRNTTADGRVYTIADTVGFVRNLPHQLVEAFRSTLEEVADADLVVHVVDAAHPDPAQQIATVRDVIGEVGARDIPELVVFNKADLVSAEDRLVLQGLVPGAVFASARTGEGVPDVLAAIGRMLPDPAVELDLLVPYDRGDIVSALHEGGRVLSTEYVEDGTRIRALASPEQAAQLESFRAAASA